A region of Methanocorpusculum labreanum Z DNA encodes the following proteins:
- a CDS encoding ATP-binding protein, which produces MYRTAIEELRKWKSSEYRKPLIVNGVRQVGKTWLLKEFGRQNYQNTVYVNFEENPEYKSFFDTTKDIERILPNLAVAKKQTIQPGNTLIIFDEIQECPDALNSLKYFYENGPEYHIVCAGSLLGVALSRPTSFPVGKVEFFTLRPMTFSEFLIAVGDENLASYLDGIREIEPIPEAFFGPLCEKLKMYYIIGGMPEAVYAWTKEHDINQVRKIQQNILNAYTRDFAKHIQPLSDVPKVMYIWESIPSQLAKENRKFLYNVVKEGARAREYENALQWLCDANLLRKVYRLRSPELPISSQKDLSAFKIYLADVGLLGCMSVLDPSVIAEGDEVFSTFKGALAENYVLEAIIGQFDGSPGYMSSLNPKFEIDFIVQRKNLIIPIEVKSDRNVTGKSLKKYKELYGDSVKVRVRYSLLNLKLDDDVLNIPLFMADHSARLVDLVLGKE; this is translated from the coding sequence ATGTATCGAACTGCAATAGAAGAGCTTAGGAAGTGGAAGTCGTCAGAATACCGCAAACCGCTGATCGTAAACGGGGTCAGGCAGGTAGGTAAAACCTGGCTGCTCAAAGAGTTCGGCAGGCAAAATTATCAGAACACCGTGTATGTCAACTTTGAGGAAAATCCCGAATACAAATCGTTCTTCGACACCACAAAAGACATAGAAAGAATTCTCCCGAATCTCGCCGTTGCCAAAAAACAGACGATACAGCCCGGGAACACCCTCATTATCTTTGATGAGATCCAGGAGTGTCCGGATGCCTTGAATTCTCTCAAATATTTTTATGAGAACGGTCCGGAGTATCATATCGTGTGTGCCGGTTCACTTCTCGGCGTTGCCCTCTCCAGGCCGACCTCATTTCCTGTGGGAAAAGTTGAGTTTTTCACTCTCCGCCCCATGACCTTTTCCGAGTTTCTGATCGCCGTCGGAGATGAAAATCTGGCTTCCTATCTTGACGGCATCCGGGAGATCGAACCAATACCGGAGGCATTTTTCGGTCCGCTCTGCGAGAAGCTGAAGATGTATTATATTATTGGAGGCATGCCTGAAGCAGTGTATGCGTGGACGAAGGAGCATGACATAAATCAGGTCCGTAAAATCCAGCAAAATATCCTGAATGCCTATACCCGCGATTTTGCAAAACACATTCAGCCGTTGTCGGATGTTCCCAAAGTCATGTATATCTGGGAATCTATCCCCTCTCAGCTGGCAAAAGAAAACAGGAAGTTTCTGTATAATGTGGTGAAGGAAGGGGCACGGGCGCGGGAGTATGAGAACGCTCTTCAATGGCTTTGCGATGCGAATCTCTTGCGCAAAGTGTATCGTCTGCGTTCCCCGGAACTGCCGATATCATCTCAGAAGGATCTCTCCGCTTTCAAAATTTATCTGGCTGATGTCGGCCTGCTTGGCTGTATGTCGGTCCTTGATCCTTCTGTCATTGCAGAGGGGGATGAAGTGTTCAGCACGTTTAAGGGTGCATTGGCGGAGAATTATGTTCTGGAAGCGATCATTGGGCAGTTTGACGGATCGCCTGGATATATGTCGTCGTTGAATCCAAAGTTTGAGATCGATTTTATTGTCCAGCGGAAAAATCTGATTATCCCAATAGAAGTGAAATCCGACCGGAATGTTACGGGGAAGAGTCTGAAAAAATATAAAGAGCTGTACGGCGATTCGGTCAAAGTCCGTGTCAGATATTCTCTGTTGAATCTGAAGCTGGATGATGATGTGTTGAATATTCCTTTGTTCATGGCCGATCATTCCGCACGGCTTGTTGATCTTGTCCTTGGAAAAGAATAA
- a CDS encoding radical SAM/SPASM domain-containing protein: protein MPDAFLTTYLNDAIKKLIKDVLKGTLSNRKETAFLLFQARQQRENAKRRSAHPNMPVFLIASITSACNLHCAGCYARATGMCGDEKPAGAEPMSVPEWENIFLQAEGLGISFILLAGGEPLLRRDLIEAAAGHSSIIFPIFTNGTLIDDAYTKLFDENRNLVPVISIEGGIEETDARRGSGTYTSILASMGRLREGKILFGVSVTITTENLAEVTSAAFLDLLRDQGCRLVFYIEYTAIDHGSKEMELDAARREELEGKMTGIKSAYPGMVFISFPGDEKHMGGCLAGGRGFFHINPYGSAEPCPFSPYSDRNLRNVSLLDAVNSPFFARLIDAGLVGGEHDGGCALFEHEAEVIALIDKE from the coding sequence ATGCCGGATGCATTTCTCACCACCTATCTGAACGATGCGATCAAAAAGCTGATCAAAGATGTTCTGAAGGGAACGCTTTCGAACCGGAAGGAGACGGCGTTTCTTCTCTTTCAGGCACGTCAGCAGCGTGAGAATGCGAAGAGGCGGAGTGCACACCCGAATATGCCGGTTTTTCTTATCGCAAGCATCACGTCGGCCTGCAATCTCCATTGTGCGGGCTGCTATGCCCGGGCCACGGGTATGTGCGGGGATGAGAAACCGGCGGGAGCGGAGCCTATGAGCGTTCCCGAGTGGGAGAATATTTTTCTGCAGGCAGAGGGGCTTGGGATCTCGTTTATCCTTCTTGCCGGAGGGGAGCCTCTGCTCCGCCGTGATCTGATCGAGGCGGCGGCAGGGCATTCGTCGATCATCTTCCCGATTTTTACGAACGGGACGCTGATCGATGATGCATATACGAAGCTTTTCGATGAGAACAGAAATCTGGTGCCGGTCATCAGCATCGAAGGGGGCATCGAGGAGACGGATGCCCGCCGGGGGTCGGGGACGTATACGTCGATCCTTGCATCGATGGGCCGCCTTCGGGAGGGAAAGATCCTGTTCGGTGTTTCGGTGACGATCACGACGGAGAATCTTGCCGAGGTGACGTCGGCGGCGTTTCTGGATCTGCTGCGGGATCAGGGTTGCCGGCTCGTGTTCTATATCGAGTATACGGCGATCGATCACGGTTCAAAGGAGATGGAACTGGACGCGGCGAGGCGTGAGGAGCTGGAGGGCAAAATGACGGGGATCAAGTCGGCGTATCCGGGGATGGTGTTTATTTCGTTCCCGGGGGACGAGAAGCATATGGGCGGCTGTCTTGCGGGCGGGAGAGGATTTTTCCATATCAATCCGTACGGTTCGGCAGAGCCGTGCCCGTTTTCGCCGTATTCTGACCGGAATCTCCGGAACGTTTCTCTGCTGGATGCGGTGAACTCGCCGTTTTTTGCGAGGCTGATCGATGCGGGTCTCGTTGGGGGAGAGCATGACGGCGGCTGTGCTTTGTTCGAGCACGAGGCGGAAGTCATCGCCCTGATCGATAAGGAGTAA